The DNA region ATTGAAGGGGGGTGTTCGCCATGAGCACATCAACATCGGGGGAGGCGGCGGCCAGGGCGGCCAGAGGCACCGCCCAGCGGCTCGCGGGACGGTGGGGCATGGCGAGCATGACCACCGCGCCGCTTGCGGCGTGAGTTATTGGATCCATATAGTTACTGCCTGAACGGGCTGCGCTGTTTGGGCACAGACCTGTATTGCGGGTCTTCTGGGCTTACGTCCGTATCAAGACCGTTCATGCGGCGAAACTGCTGCATGCGCCACTGCTGCATGTTGGTCATGACATCGGGGCGGTTTTGATAATAGAGCATGCGCTGGGTGTTGTTCGACCCGTACACGGGGTAGCGCAACTGATCTTCCACGCTCACGCCCTGGGGCTGCGAATCGCTCTCGATGGAGGAACCCGCGCCGATGTCCTTGGGGCCGCAACCGCCCAGCCCGCCAACGGCGGCCAGCAGTAGTACAAAAAGGCAGGCAACGGACTTTCTGTTCATATCCATAGTATAGCTGTGTCGCAAAAACTCTGCAACAGGGGCTGAGGCACGCTTCCTGCGGGCAAATCCTGGATTCTGGGGCTGAGCGCTGACCGTGAAGGCATATCGGCCGCTACGACGTGATCGTGATGCTCCTCCGCCCGCGCGCATCCTTGCGGCACGGCATCCACCTGTGGGCTTGCCTTGCAGAAAAACGCAGGGTATGTAGCATGTTCAACACTTGCCCTTTTTTATTCAAGCGTTGTCCGGCGTTGGCTGGCTGCGCCAATTCATACAGGAGTCGCCATGCGTGCACCCAATAGCGGCATCACCCCCGAAGGTTGGCCTTGTATCGGCCTTACCGCGCTCAGCGCGTTGGTTTTTGCCTGCATGGGCTGGTGGCTTCTGGCCGTGATTTTTCTGGCCCTTTGCTGGTTCAGCATGCACTTTTTCCGCGATCCCGAGCGGGTGGTGCCACAGGGCGAGGGGCTTGCCGTAAGCCCTGCGGACGGCAAGGTTATCCGCATTGAGGAGCGCCCCGACCCCTTCACCGATGAACCCAAGCTGTGCATCAGCATTTTTATGAACGTGTTCAGCGTGCACGTGAACCGCGCGCCCGTAGCGGGAATAGTTGAAGGCATCCGCTATTTCCCCGGCGCGTTTGTCAATGCCGCTTTTGACAAGGCCTCCACGCACAACGAGCGCTGCGCCTACAGCATGCGCGATGCGGACGGCAACCCCTGGACCATGGTGCAGATTGCCGGGCTTATCGCCCGCCGTATTGTCTGCCGCGTTGACGAAGGCGACGCCCTTGCACGTGGGGAGCGCTACGGCATGATCCGCTTTGGTTCGCGAGTTGACCTTTACCTTCCTCAGGGATATGTTGCGGCCACGCGCATCGGCGAACAGGTCTTCGCCGGGCAGAGCGTGGTGGCCAGAGCGAAGTAGCCTGGCCGAAAAACGCGCCCAATGCCACGCTCAAAAGCCGACAGACCGGCACTTAGTTTAGTAAAGATGGTGAATGATGGCCCCGGAAGTTAAAAAGCCGCGCAAAGGAGTATACCTCCTGCCGAACATGATCACGACGTTGAGCATGTTTCTCGGCTTTTTGTCTATGGTCTGGGCCGTGCAGGGACGTTTTGAGTCGGCCTGCTTCGCCATCCTGCTCTCTGCCGTCATGGACGGCCTGGACGGCAAGGTTGCCCGCCTCACCAATACTGCCAGCGAGTTCGGCGTTCAGTACGATTCGCTTTCCGATCTTGTGGCCTTTGGCATTGCCCCAGCCATGCTCATGTGGCAGTGGGAGCTTTCGGCCCTTGGACGTATGGGGCTTGCCGCCGCCTTCATTTACGCTGCCTGCGGCGCTTTGCGTCTTGCTCGCTTCAATGTGAGCACCGCTGCTGTGGGCAAGCGCTTTTTCATCGGTCTGCCCATTCCTGCGGGCGGCTGCACTGTTGTTACCTTTGTTTTTTGCGCCGCGCATTTCCCTGCTATCATGGCTTCGGCCCTGCCCTACATGACCCTTTTTCTTGCCATTGGCGTTGGGGTTTTGATGGTCAGCAAGGTGCGCTATTTTTCCTTTAAGGAATACGATTTCCTGCGCGCCCATCCCATCCGCAGCATGCTTTTCTTCCTGCTTGTGCTCGGAACGGTCATTTCCTTTCCGCGCGTCATGGGATTTGTGCTTTGCGCCGTCTACATCATTGGCGGCGTTGTCTACACCTTCGTCATCCTTCCCCGCCGCAATCGTCAGCTACTACGCGCCCTATCGCCCCAGAGCGATTGAGGTTGCGTAACGGTTGCCGCCCCCTAAGGGCGGAAACGCTCCCCTGGACAGCCGCCCTTTACGGTGGCCGTTATGCAAGATATAGCCATCTTTGTCAGAACCAGAGGAGTTTGTCATGAACAACCGCGTCTATTTTTTCGATACCACCTTGCGCGATGGCGAGCAGTCGCCCGGCGCCACCATGAACTTGCAGGAAAAGCTGCGTGTAGCCCACCAGCTTGAAGTGCTCGGCGTGGACATTATGGAAGCGGGCTTTCCCGCCTCCAGCCCCGGCGATTTCGAGTCAGTGCAGCGCATTGCCTCACAGGCTGGCGACATTCAGGTGGCGGGCCTTGCCCGTTGCGTCCCCAATGACATTGATCGTTGCTGGGAAGCCGTCAAAGTGGCTAAAAATCCCCGCATCCATGTCTTTTTGTCCACCTCTCCCCTGCACATGAAGCACAAGCTGCGCAAAGATCCCGAGGACGTTCTTAAGATGATCGTCGAGGGCGTCAAACGCTGCGCCACATATACCAGCAACGTGGAATTTTCCCTCGAGGATTTTTCGCGTACCGAAGGCGATTTTGCCTGCCGCGTGGTCGAGGCCGCCATTAAGGCCGGGGCCAGCACCATCAATTTGCCCGATACCGTGGGCTATGCCGAGCCGCAGGAATACGCCGCGCTGCTTGACCACGTCATCAAAAACACGCCCAACAGCGACAAGGCCATCTTCAGCGTGCACTGCCACAACGACCTCGGCCTTGCCGTGGCCAACACGCTTGCCGCCTTCCGCGTTGGCGTGCGCCAGGCAGAGGTTACGCTGTGCGGTATCGGCGAGCGCGCCGGTAACGCCGCCCTTGAAGAAGTGGTCATGAATCTGCGTGTGCGCCACGACTATTACCAGCTTGAGCACAACATCGTCACCGAGCAGCTTTATCCTTCGTGCCGCCTGCTTTCCATGACCATCGGCCAGCCCATTGCCAACAACAAGGCTATTGTGGGTGCCAACGCCTTTGCGCACGAGTCGGGCATCCATCAGGACGGCATGCTCAAGAACCGCGAAACTTACGAAATCATGACGCCTCAGTCTGTGGGCCGCACCGAGAGCAATCTTGTGATTGGCAAGCACTCTGGCCGCAACGCCGTGCGCAACAAGTTTGAGAGCATGGGCTACAAGCTGGACGATGAGCAGCTCAACCTCGTGTTTGAAGCTGTGAAGCAGCTGGCTGACCGCAAGAAAACCCTGCACGACGATGACCTCATGGCTCTTGTACAGGAAGAAGTCTACCGCATGCCCGATCTTTTCCGCCTGCGCCATGTGAGCGTGCAGAGCTCCGATGCGGGCGGCGTGCCGCCCACGGCTGCCGTCATCATGGACATTAAGGGGATTGAGAGCAGCGGCGCTGGTTTTGGCGTTGGCCCTGTGGACGCCCTGTTCAACGTGATCGCCGACATGGTGGGTCGCCAGCCCGAGCTTGAGCAGTACGCCATCAACGCCATCACCGGCGGCACCGATGCCCAGGGCGAAGTGACCGTGCGCCTGCGCGAGGGTGAAGTGAGCGCCGTGGGACGCGGTACCCATCCGGATATTTTTGTTGCCAGTGCACGTGCGTACGTCAACGCCCTTAACCACCTGTTCAAGAAGGAGCAGGAAGGGCCGAGGCTGCACTGCCAGCACGATTAATGGCTGTTCCTCTGGTCTGAGCGGGTCTGACCGCCCCTCCCTGGGGCGGCTGACCTGTGGAGCCAAGGTGCACCCTCGCCGTGCAGGTAAAGCCTGTGCGAATTACATAAAAAACAGGCGCTCGGTTTTTGCCGCGCCTTACGAAACACCGTATTCGCCGCGCCCCCCCTCGGTGGAGCCAGGATGAAAGGAGTAGATCATGCCACAGACGCTTGCGCAAAAAATTTTGCAAGCCCACACAGACGAAGTTGTGGAACAGGACGGCCAGATTGTTCAGTGCCGCGTGTCGCTGGTGCTCGCCAACGATATCACCGGGCCGCTGGCCATCAAATCTTTCAAGGGAATGGGCGCGGAAAAGGTTTTTGACAAAGACAAGATCGCTCTGGTCATGGATCACTTTACGCCGCAAAAAGATATTGATTCCGCCAATCAGGTCATGGTGACGCGCAAGTTCGCCGAAGAACAGAACATCACCCACTATTACGAAGGCGGCGACTGCGGCGTGGAGCACACCCTGCTGCCCGAGCAGGGACTTGTGGGCCCCGGCGATGTGGTCATTGGCGCAGACAGCCACACCTGCACCTACGGCGGCATCGGCGCTTTTGCCACGGGTATGGGCTCTACTGATATCGCCGCCGCAATGGCGCTGGGCGAAACATGGTTCAAGGTGCCTTCCACCATCCGCGTGAACATCAACGGTCAGATGCCCAAGTGGCTGCGCGGCAAAGATCTGATGCTCATGCTCATCGGCGCCATCGGCGTGGACGGCGCTCTCTACAAGGCCCTGGAATTCGGCGGCTCTGTGGTGGACGATCTTTCTGTTGAAGGCCGCCTGTGCATGGCAAACATGGCTATTGAAGCTGGCGGCAAGGTGGGCCTGTTTGCCGTGGACGCCAAAACGCGCACCTACTGTGCGGAGCACAAGCGCCCCGGCCTGACGCAGGATCTGGCCGCAGACCCCGGCGCGGTTTACGAGCGCGTAGTCAATATTG from Desulfovibrio sp. UIB00 includes:
- a CDS encoding chemotaxis protein; this translates as MNRKSVACLFVLLLAAVGGLGGCGPKDIGAGSSIESDSQPQGVSVEDQLRYPVYGSNNTQRMLYYQNRPDVMTNMQQWRMQQFRRMNGLDTDVSPEDPQYRSVPKQRSPFRQ
- a CDS encoding phosphatidylserine decarboxylase family protein, which gives rise to MRAPNSGITPEGWPCIGLTALSALVFACMGWWLLAVIFLALCWFSMHFFRDPERVVPQGEGLAVSPADGKVIRIEERPDPFTDEPKLCISIFMNVFSVHVNRAPVAGIVEGIRYFPGAFVNAAFDKASTHNERCAYSMRDADGNPWTMVQIAGLIARRIVCRVDEGDALARGERYGMIRFGSRVDLYLPQGYVAATRIGEQVFAGQSVVARAK
- the pssA gene encoding CDP-diacylglycerol--serine O-phosphatidyltransferase; the protein is MAPEVKKPRKGVYLLPNMITTLSMFLGFLSMVWAVQGRFESACFAILLSAVMDGLDGKVARLTNTASEFGVQYDSLSDLVAFGIAPAMLMWQWELSALGRMGLAAAFIYAACGALRLARFNVSTAAVGKRFFIGLPIPAGGCTVVTFVFCAAHFPAIMASALPYMTLFLAIGVGVLMVSKVRYFSFKEYDFLRAHPIRSMLFFLLVLGTVISFPRVMGFVLCAVYIIGGVVYTFVILPRRNRQLLRALSPQSD
- a CDS encoding 2-isopropylmalate synthase produces the protein MNNRVYFFDTTLRDGEQSPGATMNLQEKLRVAHQLEVLGVDIMEAGFPASSPGDFESVQRIASQAGDIQVAGLARCVPNDIDRCWEAVKVAKNPRIHVFLSTSPLHMKHKLRKDPEDVLKMIVEGVKRCATYTSNVEFSLEDFSRTEGDFACRVVEAAIKAGASTINLPDTVGYAEPQEYAALLDHVIKNTPNSDKAIFSVHCHNDLGLAVANTLAAFRVGVRQAEVTLCGIGERAGNAALEEVVMNLRVRHDYYQLEHNIVTEQLYPSCRLLSMTIGQPIANNKAIVGANAFAHESGIHQDGMLKNRETYEIMTPQSVGRTESNLVIGKHSGRNAVRNKFESMGYKLDDEQLNLVFEAVKQLADRKKTLHDDDLMALVQEEVYRMPDLFRLRHVSVQSSDAGGVPPTAAVIMDIKGIESSGAGFGVGPVDALFNVIADMVGRQPELEQYAINAITGGTDAQGEVTVRLREGEVSAVGRGTHPDIFVASARAYVNALNHLFKKEQEGPRLHCQHD
- a CDS encoding 3-isopropylmalate dehydratase large subunit: MPQTLAQKILQAHTDEVVEQDGQIVQCRVSLVLANDITGPLAIKSFKGMGAEKVFDKDKIALVMDHFTPQKDIDSANQVMVTRKFAEEQNITHYYEGGDCGVEHTLLPEQGLVGPGDVVIGADSHTCTYGGIGAFATGMGSTDIAAAMALGETWFKVPSTIRVNINGQMPKWLRGKDLMLMLIGAIGVDGALYKALEFGGSVVDDLSVEGRLCMANMAIEAGGKVGLFAVDAKTRTYCAEHKRPGLTQDLAADPGAVYERVVNIDVTGKEPVVACPHLPSNVKPVSEVRDTPIQQVVIGSCTNGRISDMRDAAEVLRGRKVAKHLRCIVLPSTPTVWKQCLKEGLIETFMESGCVVGPCTCGPCLGGHMGILGDGERAVATTNRNFKGRMGSLSSEVYLASPIVAAASAIAGCVAGPDQL